A stretch of the Epinephelus fuscoguttatus linkage group LG2, E.fuscoguttatus.final_Chr_v1 genome encodes the following:
- the irx3a gene encoding iroquois-class homeodomain protein IRX-3a: protein MSFPQLGYQYIRPIYPPERQGIASNARAGTELSPSGALSNVLSTMYGSPFAAAAQGYGAFLPYSNDISIFNQLGAQYELKDSPGVQHPGFAHHHPAFYPYGQYQFGDPSRPKNATRESTSTLKAWLSEHRKNPYPTKGEKIMLAIITKMTLTQVSTWFANARRRLKKENKMTWAPRNRTDEEGNVYSSDHEGEGDKREDEEEIDLENIDTENIENKDDLDDQDDLHSDIKLDGRSDSEISDGYEDLQGPDQRFLKAVGKEGKDVERGGEHFHSHHHHHHHHHSSLDTKASQANGEQLKLNPVSVSSPPSENNPAPAQKPKIWSLAETATAPDNPRKSPQMNGSNSAGPAAQTIIAPHRLISSCPVGKIQNWTNRAFSAHQLALLNSNHYLGLANQATATGLALYSSRQTEDKSHSSETSVTGTCPRH, encoded by the exons ATGTCTTTCCCTCAGCTGGGATATCAGTACATCCGACCGATATACCCGCCGGAGCGCCAGGGGATCGCCAGCAATGCCCGGGCCGGGACAGAGCTTAGTCCGTCCGGCGCACTCTCCAACGTCCTCTCCACAATGTATGGATCTCCTTTCGCCGCGGCAGCGCAGGGCTATGGAGCGTTTCTGCCCTACTCTAACGATATATCCATTTTCAATCAGTTG GGTGCTCAGTATGAACTGAAAGACAGTCCCGGTGTCCAGCACCCAGGGTTTGCCCACCATCACCCTGCTTTTTACCCATATGGCCAGTATCAGTTCGGTGACCCGTCCAGACCCAAAAACGCCACCAGGGAGAGCACCAGCACCCTGAAGGCCTGGCTCAGCGAGCACCGCAAGAACCCCTACCCAACCAAGGGCGAGAAGATCATGCTGGCCATCATCACCAAAATGACCCTCACCCAGGTGTCCACCTGGTTCGCCAACGCCAGGAGGAGGCTAAAGAAGGAGAACAAGATGACCTGGGCCCCTCGGAACCGCACCGACGAAGAGGGGAATGTTTACAGCAGCGATCACGAGGGGGAGGGGGACAAGagggaggacgaggaggagatCGACTTGGAGAACATCGACACGGAAAATATTGAGAACAAGGACGACTTGGACGACCAGGACGACCTGCATTCAGATATTAAACTAGACGGGAGGAGTGACTCTGAGATTTCTGACGGCTATGAGGATTTACAAGGGCCCGACCAGAGGTTTCTAAAGGCTGTGGGGAAGGAGGGCAAAGAcgtggagagaggaggagagcacttccacagccaccaccaccaccatcatcatcaccactcTTCTTTGGACACCAAAGCGTCCCAAGCAAACGGTGAGCAGCTCAAACTGAACCCGGTGTCCGTTAGCTCTCCGCCCTCAGAAAACAACCCTGCCCCAGCCCAAAAGCCAAAGATCTGGTCTTTGGCAGAGACAGCCACGGCCCCTGACAATCCCCGCAAATCGCCACAAATGAACGGCAGCAACTCCGCAGGGCCGGCCGCCCAGACCATAATCGCCCCTCATAGACTCATCTCTTCTTGTCCCGTTGGGAAAATCCAGAACTGGACGAACCGAGCCTTCTCGGCGCATCAGCTGGCTTTACTGAACTCAAATCATTATCTGGGACTGGCAAACCAGGCCACTGCCACCGGCCTGGCCCTCTACAGCAGCAGGCAAACGGAGGACAAGAGTCATAGTTCAGAGACTTCAGTCACAGGTACATGTCCCCGACACTGA